One Thermoanaerobacter kivui genomic window, TATCCCCCAATGCTCCCAACGTAGCAACTGTAAGCACTTGAGTTTGTCCTCTTGTAAAAATTGCAGAACCATGGGTTCTTGGCAGTACCCCTACTTCGCACCATATTGGTCGGATGTCATCAAGTCCTCTTCCGTCTACCCTTATTTTTTCTTCTGTTATCATCTTTCTCATTTGTTCTTTTGTTATGTTATAAAGTATTTCATCGATATCAGCTAGATTATCAGGATATTCGTCTTTGAAGTGCTCTAATACTTCTTGCTCTACCTTGTCGATATTGTCGTTTCTCTCTTTCTTTTCCTCTGTCCTCAAAGCGTTGTATATTTTCTCTGTTGCAAAAGCGCGAACTTTTTCCTCTAGCTCTTTGTCTATTTCATGTAAAATTACTTCACTCTTAGGAACACCTACTTCTTGGACGATTCCTTCGATAAATTCTACAATTTGTTTTATATATTCATGAGCATACATTATAGCATCCAACATAGTTTCTTCTGGAACTTCTTTTGCGCCTGCTTCTACCATTACAATAGCATCTTTTGTACCTGAAACTACTAAATGCATTAAGCTCTTTTCTCTCTGCTGCTGATTTGGATTTATTATAAATTCCCCGTCAACTAAGCCTACAGCTACCGCACCAGTGGGACCATTAAATGGTATGTCTGAAATTGAAAGAGCAACTGAAGAACCAATCATTGCTACAATTTCTGGCTGTACATCTGGGTCTACTGACAAAACTGTAGCTATTATCTGTACATCGTTTCTGTAGCCATCAGGAAACAAAGGTCTTATAGGCCTGTCAATAAGTCGCGCCGAAAGTATCGCTTTTTCACTAGGTTTTCCTTCTCTTTTTATAAAGCCTCCAGGAATTTTTCCAACGGAATACAGCCTTTCTTCGTATTCAACAGTCAGAGGGAAAAAGTCAATTCCTTCACGTGGCTCTTTGGAAGCGCATGCAGTAACCAAAACAACAGTATCGCCATATTTTACCCACACAGCACCATTAGCCTGTTGCGCTACTCTTCCCGTCTGTACTACTAATTTTCTTCCGGCTAATTCCATTTCAAAAGTTCGTTCTTCCATATTATCCTCCCTTCGTAAAATTTTTTATAGAAAATAGAGCGAGGTATCTCGCTCTATTTTCTCAGATCCAATTTTTTAATAATGGCACGATACCTCTCCATATCTGTTTTCATTAAATAGTTTAACAATGCCCTTCTTTGACCTACCATCTTAAGAAGACCTCTTCTTGAGTGATTGTCCTTTTTGTGAACTTGTAAATGGGCATTTAAGTTGTTAATTCTCTCCGTCAAAAGGGCAATCTGTACTTCTGGAGAACCCGTGTCGGTATCGTGAAGCTTAAACTTGTTGATTATTTCTGCCTTTTTTTCTTTGTCTAGCATAAATTTCACCTCCACATTTTAGGATACGCCTTACGCTTAGATACCGCCGGAGATACGAATATCAAAGCATAAGGTAAATTTGCTATTTTATTTTATCATATAAAGTTTCTCTTGTAAAATATTTTTAAATTTTTTAGCGTAGTTAATATCTTTAAAAACTTGTTTTTTCAGGTCTCCAATGCTGTCAAATTTTATTTCATCGCGAATTCTTTTTACAAACTCTACTTCTATGTGTTTGCCGTATAAATTCTCATTGCAATCCAAAAGATATGATTCAATAGAAACGTCTTTTCCTTCAAAAGTTGGTTTAAAGCCGATGTTCGTTACTCCTAAATACAATTTATCCATTACTTTGACCCGAGTGACATAAACACCTGTCTTAGGAAGGACTATGTTATCTTTAATTTGTAAATTGGCAGTAGGAAAGCCTAATTTTCTACCTACTTCTCTTCCGTGTACTACTTCACCTTCTAAGGAGAAAAAACGTCCTAAAAATTTATTAGCTCTTTCAATTTCTCCTGACTTTATTAATTGCCTTATATAACTGCTGCTCACAACTACCCCTTCTAATGTAACAGGTGGTACCACATGTACTTCAAAATAATAAACTTTTGAATATTTTTGCAAACTTTCCATATTTCCCAAGGCTTTATAACCAAATCTGTAATTATATCCCACTACAATTATTTTAGCCTTTAATTTCTCTACTAAAACTTTTTTTACAAATTCTTCAGGAGTCAACTGTGAAAACTCCCTGCTAAAGTTAAAAAATATTCCATAGTCAAGGCTAAATTGCTTTAAAACTTCCAATTTCTTTTGCTGACTCATTATGAGTTCAGGTTTTTGATTTGGAGACAATATTTCCAACGTGTGCTGTTTAAAAGTAAAAACAGCACTTTTTAAATTATGACTTTGTGAAAGGGAAATCGCCCTTTTTATTAACTCTTGGTGTCCCAAGTGAATGCCATCAAAATTTCCCAATGCTATTCCTTTATAATCGTCGAATTGTAATATATTAGTTTCATCAATGACTTGCAATCACTATTTCCCCCTCAATAGTATCCTTTTGGGGCGAATTTTGTCTTGATGTAACACCCCTATGCCAATAAATTTACCATTATTATCATACAACTTAAAGGGCGATGTTTCAATACCATAGCTGTTTTTGATAAATTGTCCTTTGAGGATTCTATCAGAATCTAAAGCAGTTAATTTTGCAGAAGGCATGTCAAGAAAGATATCTACTGGTTGTATTTTTGCTTTACCTTCCTTGACCTCTTCAATGGTATAGGACTCCTCTATCCTAAAAGGTCCTACTTGCGTCCTTATGAGCATAGACATATAACCTGGCATATTTAGTTCTTCACATATATCTCTTACCAATGACCTTACGTAAGTTCCTTTGGAACACTCTACATCTATTAAAAGTTGGTATGGAGGTTTGTACTCTATCAATTCTATATTGTAAATTGTAACTTCTATAGGAGGAATATCAATTGTCTTTCCTTCCCTTGCGTATTCGTATAATTTTTTTCCTTTGATTTTTTTTGCAGAGTACATTGGAGGAACTTGTTTTATATTTCCTTTAAACTTATTTAACACTTGGAATAGCTCTTCATCCTTTATAAGCACTACCGGTCCGCTATCAATAATTTTTCCGCTTTTGTCTAAAGTGTCTGTAGAAAAACCAAAGGTTATTTCAAATCTATACCTCTTTTTTTGTTCCATTAGATATGATGTAAATTTAGTGGCGTAACCAATGCATATAGGTAAAACTCCTGCTGCATCCGGGTCTAATGTACCCGTATGGCCAACTTTTTTAATTTTGAAAGTTTTTCTTATAAAGTCTACGACATTGTGAGAAGTCATGCCAGGAGGTTTTAAAACGTTTAGTATGCCCTCCACTTTTTATCCCTCAAACTCTTTAAATATTGCTTGTAAAATTTTTTCTTTTGCTTCATCAATATTTCCTTTAATGCTACAACCAGAAGCTCTTATATGGCCTCCTCCACCAAAAATGTTTGCAATTTTATTTACATCAACCTTTTCCTTGGAACGCAAACTTATTTTTACTTCGTCTTCTTTTTCTATCAAAAGTACTGCTACTTCTACTCCTTCAACATTTCTGCCGTAATTAATGATATTTTCAATTTGAGTCAAATCTGTGTTGGTTTCTTCAAAATCTCGCTTTAAGATTTCCATATAGGCAATTTTCCCTTCACCATACAGAGTGAGACTGTCTAATGCTCTACCTAAAAGTTTTGCTTTGTTAAATTTAATGCTGTTGAATACTTTGTCTCCAACTTCTTTAAATTTGGCGCCATTATTTATCAAATCTCCTGCTATCTGGTGAGTTATAGAAGTTGTAGACTCATACATAAACCCACCTGTATCTGTCAAAATTGCTGTATAGAAACTGGTAGATATTTCCTCGTCAAAATCT contains:
- a CDS encoding polyribonucleotide nucleotidyltransferase; translated protein: MEERTFEMELAGRKLVVQTGRVAQQANGAVWVKYGDTVVLVTACASKEPREGIDFFPLTVEYEERLYSVGKIPGGFIKREGKPSEKAILSARLIDRPIRPLFPDGYRNDVQIIATVLSVDPDVQPEIVAMIGSSVALSISDIPFNGPTGAVAVGLVDGEFIINPNQQQREKSLMHLVVSGTKDAIVMVEAGAKEVPEETMLDAIMYAHEYIKQIVEFIEGIVQEVGVPKSEVILHEIDKELEEKVRAFATEKIYNALRTEEKKERNDNIDKVEQEVLEHFKDEYPDNLADIDEILYNITKEQMRKMITEEKIRVDGRGLDDIRPIWCEVGVLPRTHGSAIFTRGQTQVLTVATLGALGDIQILDGLGDEESKRYMHHYNFPPYSVGEVRPLRGPGRREIGHGALAERALEPMIPSEDEFPYTIRLVSEVLSSNGSTSQASVCGSTLALMDAGVPIKAPVAGVAMGLIKEGDVVSVLTDIQGIEDFLGDMDFKVAGTEKGITAIQMDIKIPGIDKEILKMALEKARKGRLYILNKMLEVIKEPRKELSIYAPRVIRMLVDPEKIREIIGPGGKTISKIIAETGVKIDIEEDGRLFITASDLKSGERAKQMIEAITRDIEVGGIYLGKVLRITSFGAFVEIAPGKEGLVHISKLSKKRVQRVEDVVKVGDDILVKVTDIDKQGRITLSRKDALPDEEDDKKK
- the rpsO gene encoding 30S ribosomal protein S15 yields the protein MLDKEKKAEIINKFKLHDTDTGSPEVQIALLTERINNLNAHLQVHKKDNHSRRGLLKMVGQRRALLNYLMKTDMERYRAIIKKLDLRK
- a CDS encoding bifunctional riboflavin kinase/FAD synthetase produces the protein MQVIDETNILQFDDYKGIALGNFDGIHLGHQELIKRAISLSQSHNLKSAVFTFKQHTLEILSPNQKPELIMSQQKKLEVLKQFSLDYGIFFNFSREFSQLTPEEFVKKVLVEKLKAKIIVVGYNYRFGYKALGNMESLQKYSKVYYFEVHVVPPVTLEGVVVSSSYIRQLIKSGEIERANKFLGRFFSLEGEVVHGREVGRKLGFPTANLQIKDNIVLPKTGVYVTRVKVMDKLYLGVTNIGFKPTFEGKDVSIESYLLDCNENLYGKHIEVEFVKRIRDEIKFDSIGDLKKQVFKDINYAKKFKNILQEKLYMIK
- the truB gene encoding tRNA pseudouridine(55) synthase TruB, which translates into the protein MEGILNVLKPPGMTSHNVVDFIRKTFKIKKVGHTGTLDPDAAGVLPICIGYATKFTSYLMEQKKRYRFEITFGFSTDTLDKSGKIIDSGPVVLIKDEELFQVLNKFKGNIKQVPPMYSAKKIKGKKLYEYAREGKTIDIPPIEVTIYNIELIEYKPPYQLLIDVECSKGTYVRSLVRDICEELNMPGYMSMLIRTQVGPFRIEESYTIEEVKEGKAKIQPVDIFLDMPSAKLTALDSDRILKGQFIKNSYGIETSPFKLYDNNGKFIGIGVLHQDKIRPKRILLRGK
- a CDS encoding DHH family phosphoesterase — its product is MILIDAINHIKEAQKIILTTHIAPDGDALGTVTGMYKVFKKMGKEVDAFVDDEIPDMYSFVPNIDKISKPFFKEADVVLIFDCADEERLGRAKELLKSKAATINIDHHISNTLYAKMNYVDTNAAATAEIAYQIVKLLGVDFDEEISTSFYTAILTDTGGFMYESTTSITHQIAGDLINNGAKFKEVGDKVFNSIKFNKAKLLGRALDSLTLYGEGKIAYMEILKRDFEETNTDLTQIENIINYGRNVEGVEVAVLLIEKEDEVKISLRSKEKVDVNKIANIFGGGGHIRASGCSIKGNIDEAKEKILQAIFKEFEG